From the genome of Edaphobacter dinghuensis, one region includes:
- the rodA gene encoding rod shape-determining protein RodA, whose product MRRLSSYRDFDWVLLGFVLVLSVISVLEIKSATLHTKFHGFDHKQIGFLATGLVLMFLISLIDYHRLIDIVHWAYGISIVSLLAVLAFGTKVLGGRRWIKLPGGIHFQPSEWVKLVLIVAIARYFWGLAGRELTWTDIAKAFAMVCIPMLMVLKQPDLGTSLTYLPILICGLFLGGMRLKQAAIILLVFALLGVGAWKSGKHLKPYQQARINAFLNPDTDPRGSGYQIRQSLIAVGSGGIWGKGANKGTQTQGDFLPIPYTDFIFAAFCEEHGFIGALGVLLLYFLILMRLIQNAQTASDLPGTFIIMGVVAVIIFQIAVNIGMVVGLMPVTGIPLPLMSYGGSSILFTFLALGIVMNIRMRRFVN is encoded by the coding sequence ATGCGCCGCCTCTCTTCTTACCGCGACTTCGACTGGGTGCTGCTCGGCTTCGTCCTTGTCCTCTCGGTCATCTCCGTCCTCGAGATTAAATCGGCGACCCTGCATACCAAATTTCACGGCTTCGATCACAAGCAGATCGGCTTTCTTGCTACCGGCCTTGTGCTGATGTTTCTGATCTCGCTGATCGACTATCACCGGCTAATCGATATTGTTCACTGGGCTTACGGCATCAGCATCGTGTCGCTATTGGCTGTGCTCGCCTTCGGCACCAAAGTCCTCGGCGGCCGCCGCTGGATCAAGCTTCCCGGCGGCATTCACTTTCAACCGTCCGAGTGGGTCAAGCTCGTCCTGATCGTCGCCATCGCTCGTTATTTTTGGGGGCTTGCGGGCAGGGAACTGACCTGGACCGATATCGCCAAGGCCTTTGCGATGGTGTGCATTCCCATGCTCATGGTGCTCAAGCAGCCGGACCTGGGCACATCGCTCACCTATTTGCCTATTCTCATCTGCGGACTCTTCCTCGGCGGCATGCGCCTCAAGCAGGCAGCCATCATACTGCTTGTCTTTGCGCTGCTGGGCGTAGGCGCGTGGAAGAGCGGAAAGCATCTCAAGCCGTATCAGCAGGCCCGCATCAACGCCTTCCTCAATCCCGATACCGACCCTCGCGGCTCCGGTTATCAGATCCGCCAGTCGCTCATCGCCGTCGGCTCCGGCGGCATCTGGGGCAAGGGTGCTAACAAGGGCACACAGACGCAGGGCGACTTTCTCCCTATTCCTTACACCGACTTCATCTTCGCCGCCTTCTGCGAGGAACATGGCTTCATCGGCGCTCTCGGCGTCCTGCTGTTATACTTTCTTATATTGATGCGTTTGATTCAGAACGCTCAAACAGCTTCAGATCTGCCCGGCACCTTCATCATTATGGGGGTCGTCGCCGTCATCATCTTTCAGATTGCGGTCAACATAGGCATGGTCGTCGGTCTGATGCCAGTCACGGGAATCCCCCTTCCGCTCATGAGTTATGGTGGATCGTCGATTCTCTTCACCTTCCTTGCGCTCGGAATTGTCATGAACATTCGCATGCGCCGGTTCGTGAACTAG
- a CDS encoding cellulose synthase family protein, with translation MVILAFYGIHRYQLVWLYYKNRKNAAKWDEPPARFTEEELPFVTVQLPIFNEQFVVDRLCEAVCQLDYPRDRFEIQVLDDSTDETQNVAREIVERYASGAMGMPPQPIVYLHRTNRHGYKAGALDKGLDVAKGELVAIFDADFVPPPQWVRQVVHHFAEPGIGMVQTRWTHLNRNYSFLTQVEAILLDGHFVLEHGGRSRAGVFFNFNGTAGMWRRQTISEAGGWQHDTLTEDTDLSYRAQLVGWKFKYLQDVECPAELPIEMTAFKTQQARWAKGLIQTAKKVLPRVLKSDAPWHTKLEAWYHLTANISYPLMIVLSVLLMPAMIIRSWQGYLQMLLIDFPLFMASTMSVSTFYLVSQKELFPKAWHKRIFYVPFLLALGGIGLTITNTKAVMEALFGVKSAFARTPKYRVNKKGEKSQAKVYRKRLGIVPWIELGLGAYFAWTVWYAVSTENFFTVPFLLLFVFGYWYTGLLSLLQGRFERSSNAGQEMHEKPYPIGI, from the coding sequence ATGGTAATCCTGGCTTTCTATGGGATTCACCGGTATCAGCTGGTCTGGCTCTATTACAAGAACAGGAAGAACGCTGCCAAGTGGGACGAACCGCCGGCGCGATTTACCGAAGAGGAACTGCCGTTTGTCACCGTACAGTTGCCCATCTTCAATGAACAATTTGTGGTCGACCGGCTGTGCGAGGCAGTGTGTCAGCTCGACTATCCGCGCGACCGGTTCGAGATTCAGGTGCTTGACGATTCGACCGACGAGACCCAGAACGTCGCCCGCGAGATCGTCGAGCGGTATGCATCGGGTGCGATGGGGATGCCGCCGCAGCCCATCGTCTATCTGCACCGGACCAACCGGCACGGCTACAAGGCTGGAGCTTTGGACAAGGGGCTCGACGTCGCTAAAGGCGAGTTGGTCGCGATCTTCGATGCAGACTTTGTGCCGCCGCCGCAGTGGGTCAGGCAGGTGGTGCATCACTTTGCCGAGCCGGGAATCGGCATGGTGCAGACGCGGTGGACACACCTGAACCGGAACTACAGCTTTCTAACGCAGGTTGAGGCGATTCTGCTGGACGGGCACTTTGTGCTGGAGCATGGCGGGCGCAGCCGCGCGGGCGTGTTCTTCAACTTCAACGGCACGGCGGGCATGTGGCGACGGCAGACCATCAGCGAAGCAGGTGGATGGCAGCACGACACGCTGACCGAGGACACCGACCTGAGCTATCGGGCGCAGCTGGTCGGATGGAAGTTCAAATATTTACAGGATGTCGAGTGCCCAGCCGAGTTGCCGATCGAGATGACCGCCTTCAAGACGCAGCAGGCACGATGGGCGAAGGGCCTGATTCAGACGGCGAAGAAAGTTCTGCCGCGCGTGCTGAAAAGCGATGCACCATGGCATACGAAGTTGGAGGCGTGGTATCACCTGACAGCGAACATCAGCTATCCGCTGATGATTGTGCTGAGCGTGCTGCTGATGCCGGCGATGATTATCCGCAGCTGGCAGGGCTATCTGCAGATGCTGCTGATCGACTTTCCGCTGTTTATGGCAAGCACGATGTCGGTCTCGACCTTTTACCTGGTGAGCCAGAAGGAGCTATTCCCCAAGGCGTGGCACAAGCGCATCTTCTATGTGCCGTTTCTGCTGGCGCTCGGAGGCATCGGGCTGACGATCACCAACACCAAGGCCGTGATGGAGGCTCTGTTCGGAGTGAAGAGCGCATTTGCGCGCACACCGAAGTACAGAGTCAACAAAAAGGGCGAGAAGTCGCAGGCCAAGGTCTATCGAAAACGGCTGGGAATTGTGCCGTGGATCGAGCTGGGGCTGGGAGCTTACTTTGCGTGGACGGTCTGGTATGCCGTATCCACGGAGAACTTCTTTACTGTGCCGTTTTTGCTGCTGTTCGTGTTCGGGTACTGGTACACCGGGCTGCTGAGCCTGCTGCAAGGGCGGTTTGAACGCAGTAGCAACGCCGGGCAGGAGATGCACGAGAAGCCTTATCCAATCGGCATTTAG
- a CDS encoding Rne/Rng family ribonuclease, protein MSKEIYISSTPHETRLAIVENDDLTEIYYERENEYTLAGSIYNGRVTRVLPGMQSSFVDIGLERDAFLYITDFMEEAGDSADFDTNGDHSHGSRNDNRRNGNREPVTLEGAPVASGEESGNRSERGDRGRDRGRGRNDRRRGNRDRHPSPENTSEETEAPMDLNQESDFGPHPDTLSAEPREEGEIGEGAPGADGSRRWRGRRGRRRSRPGQRDAAAQPANTDAQPEFTASDDQDEDQYESNVDLEGEAELSSPSAEAHPPRESAVENNERSDRNDRTDRRDRGGRNDRGRNDRGGRDRGRRAPRGFAPRTSLYGVEDTPYNDSASADADGPAPEPIVLPGESLSKYRKGGDEPQLATPKPAEPTIILTSTPGYEIPAGWDGGATLPGESLSRHRRTEPRQEPQAVALEAAEAQPVVEQAEQIEQTEQAIAAPAHEAVPTEYEPVEASASYRVDPVAPSEFRQSAPTVEESIEETVEVADQIAESAEEPAAAHEFTSIHATGEMETEAPVAAFTPEQAIEPASPIQHETVIANPVENVAEDGIEPVHHHFAPGVGDLEEEVLEEEDYATTLRASSVEELDDLGEEETLEGAADLGTMIREMSIDEITNSGNNVEELEEEDDLEEEDSFDDGTHEYEEDLEDSDSDSEEESEDEDFHEESTEDGEVSANGSEHSQSATPGYERPRDGERRSSRREGGRRDGRRGDRGRGDRSRYTGGSGDRERNGGRDRRGGRNSMQATNLPAISELLKPGQEVLVQIAKEPIAKKGARITSHIALPGRFLVFMPTVNHTGVSRKIESDGERRRLKEILLSEKGEASGGFIVRTAAAGASEEELRSDLRFLLNLWADIKQRSESSKSPALIYHDLNLVERILRDQVTDNFSAIWVDTESEYERVLRFLQRFQPSLIRRVKLYTKETPLFEQFGITEEINKALRSKVWLKSGGSIVINQTEALVAIDINTGKFVGKTARLEDTIVKTNLDAIPEIVRQIRLRDLGGIIIIDFIDMDERKNRNKVMAALEEELKNDRAPSKVLQFNDFGLVAITRKRVKQSLERTLSTTCNVCVGTGMVKSPVTVCNDIYVEMRKMQKHLDRGDVMLRVHPDVVKQLKSSSKWLQEMEEMVGKTILIKSDPSLHPEQFDIH, encoded by the coding sequence ATGTCGAAAGAAATTTATATCTCCAGCACGCCGCACGAGACGCGGCTCGCCATCGTCGAAAACGACGACCTCACCGAAATCTATTACGAGCGCGAGAACGAGTACACCCTCGCCGGTTCCATCTATAACGGACGCGTCACCCGCGTCCTGCCGGGCATGCAGTCCAGCTTTGTGGACATCGGCCTCGAACGCGACGCCTTCCTTTACATCACCGACTTCATGGAAGAAGCAGGCGACTCTGCCGACTTCGACACCAACGGCGACCACTCCCACGGCTCCCGCAACGACAACCGCCGCAATGGCAACCGCGAGCCGGTTACGCTCGAGGGCGCTCCAGTTGCGTCCGGTGAAGAGTCCGGCAATCGCTCCGAACGCGGAGACCGTGGCCGCGATCGTGGCCGTGGCCGCAACGACCGCCGCCGAGGCAATCGCGATCGTCACCCCAGCCCGGAAAACACTTCGGAAGAGACCGAGGCCCCGATGGACCTCAATCAGGAGAGCGACTTCGGTCCGCATCCCGACACGCTCTCTGCCGAACCCCGTGAGGAAGGCGAGATCGGCGAAGGCGCTCCCGGTGCGGATGGAAGCCGCCGCTGGCGTGGCCGTCGTGGCCGTCGTCGCAGCCGTCCCGGCCAGCGTGACGCCGCCGCACAGCCGGCCAATACCGACGCGCAGCCAGAGTTCACCGCTTCCGATGACCAGGACGAGGATCAGTACGAATCCAATGTCGATCTTGAAGGCGAAGCCGAGCTGTCTTCGCCGAGCGCTGAGGCGCACCCCCCACGCGAATCCGCAGTGGAGAACAACGAACGCAGTGACCGCAATGACCGGACCGACCGTCGCGACCGTGGTGGCCGAAATGATCGCGGCCGCAATGACCGTGGTGGACGCGACCGTGGCCGTCGTGCCCCACGCGGGTTTGCCCCCCGGACCTCTCTCTATGGTGTTGAGGACACGCCATACAACGATTCCGCCTCTGCCGATGCAGACGGCCCCGCTCCCGAGCCGATCGTTCTTCCCGGCGAGTCGCTCTCGAAGTATCGCAAGGGTGGCGACGAACCCCAACTGGCTACACCCAAGCCAGCCGAACCAACCATCATTCTGACTTCTACTCCCGGCTACGAGATTCCTGCAGGTTGGGATGGAGGAGCTACGCTACCCGGTGAATCGCTCTCCCGCCATCGCCGCACTGAACCACGGCAGGAGCCGCAAGCCGTAGCGCTCGAAGCAGCAGAGGCTCAGCCAGTCGTTGAACAGGCAGAGCAGATCGAGCAGACCGAACAGGCTATAGCCGCACCGGCGCATGAAGCTGTCCCAACCGAGTACGAGCCTGTTGAGGCCTCCGCCTCCTACCGTGTTGATCCGGTCGCTCCCAGCGAGTTTCGCCAGAGCGCACCAACGGTCGAGGAGTCCATTGAAGAAACCGTAGAGGTTGCCGACCAGATCGCCGAGTCCGCTGAAGAGCCCGCAGCAGCGCATGAGTTCACCTCCATCCACGCCACCGGCGAGATGGAGACCGAAGCTCCGGTTGCCGCCTTTACTCCCGAGCAGGCAATTGAGCCGGCCTCTCCGATCCAGCATGAGACCGTTATCGCCAACCCTGTCGAAAACGTCGCCGAAGATGGCATTGAGCCTGTCCATCATCACTTCGCTCCCGGCGTAGGCGATCTCGAAGAAGAGGTCCTCGAAGAGGAGGACTACGCAACCACACTGCGAGCCAGCTCGGTCGAAGAGCTCGACGATCTCGGCGAAGAGGAGACGCTGGAGGGCGCAGCCGACCTCGGCACCATGATCCGCGAGATGTCCATCGACGAGATCACCAACTCCGGCAACAACGTCGAAGAGCTTGAAGAGGAAGACGATCTCGAAGAAGAGGACTCCTTCGATGACGGCACGCACGAGTACGAAGAAGATCTCGAAGATTCGGACTCCGATTCTGAAGAGGAGTCGGAAGACGAAGACTTCCACGAAGAATCCACTGAAGACGGCGAAGTCTCTGCCAATGGCTCCGAACACTCGCAGTCGGCAACGCCTGGCTACGAGCGTCCCCGCGACGGTGAGCGTCGCAGCAGCCGCCGCGAGGGAGGCCGTCGTGACGGACGCCGTGGCGACCGTGGCCGTGGCGACCGTTCCCGCTATACCGGCGGCTCGGGCGACCGCGAGCGCAACGGTGGACGCGATCGTCGTGGAGGCCGCAACTCCATGCAGGCGACCAATCTTCCCGCCATCAGCGAGCTGCTGAAGCCGGGGCAGGAAGTCCTCGTTCAGATCGCCAAGGAGCCCATCGCCAAGAAGGGCGCGCGCATCACCTCGCACATCGCCCTACCTGGCCGCTTCCTTGTCTTTATGCCGACGGTCAACCACACCGGCGTCTCCCGCAAGATCGAGTCCGACGGCGAGCGCCGCCGCCTGAAAGAAATTCTGCTCAGCGAAAAGGGCGAGGCATCCGGTGGCTTCATCGTCCGTACCGCCGCAGCCGGAGCCAGCGAAGAAGAGCTGCGCAGCGACCTCCGCTTCCTGCTCAACCTCTGGGCCGACATCAAGCAACGCTCGGAGTCCAGCAAATCTCCGGCCCTGATCTACCACGACCTCAATCTGGTCGAGCGCATCCTCCGCGACCAGGTCACCGACAACTTCTCCGCCATCTGGGTCGACACGGAGAGCGAGTACGAGCGCGTCCTGCGCTTCCTCCAGCGCTTCCAACCGTCGCTCATCCGGCGCGTCAAGCTCTATACCAAGGAGACCCCGCTCTTCGAGCAGTTCGGCATCACCGAAGAGATCAACAAGGCTCTCCGCTCGAAGGTGTGGCTCAAGTCCGGCGGCAGCATCGTCATCAACCAGACCGAGGCCCTCGTCGCGATCGACATCAACACCGGCAAGTTCGTCGGCAAGACCGCCCGCCTCGAAGACACCATCGTCAAGACCAATCTCGATGCCATCCCCGAGATTGTCCGTCAGATTCGTCTGCGCGATCTTGGCGGCATCATCATCATCGACTTCATCGACATGGACGAGCGCAAGAACCGCAACAAGGTCATGGCCGCCCTCGAAGAAGAGTTGAAAAACGACCGTGCTCCATCCAAAGTCCTTCAATTCAATGACTTCGGCCTGGTCGCCATCACCCGCAAGCGCGTCAAGCAGTCGCTCGAGCGCACGCTTTCCACAACCTGCAACGTCTGCGTGGGCACCGGCATGGTCAAATCGCCGGTCACCGTCTGCAACGACATCTACGTCGAGATGCGCAAGATGCAGAAGCACCTCGACCGCGGCGATGTCATGCTCCGCGTCCACCCCGACGTGGTCAAGCAGCTCAAGTCCAGCTCCAAGTGGCTGCAGGAGATGGAAGAGATGGTCGGCAAGACGATCCTCATCAAGTCGGACCCGAGCCTTCACCCCGAGCAGTTTGACATCCACTAG
- a CDS encoding DNA-methyltransferase, producing MNRIVQGDNLEVLREMETESVELIYIDPPFNTGKRQARTQMKTVQDAMGDRVGFGGRRYRTEVLKVQAGGSGYGDQFDDFLGFLRPRLEEAYRVLSAAGSLFFHIDYREVHYCKVMLDEIFGRPCFQNEIIWAYDYGARAKKRWPAKHDNILWYTKDPEQYTFNLDECDRIPYMAPDLVGAEKAAKGKTPTDVWWHTIVSPTGKEKTGYATQKPMGVLERIVKVHSNPGERVLDFFAGSGTTGEAAAKHGREFLMVDQSDDAIRVMKQRLANWL from the coding sequence ATGAACCGGATTGTGCAGGGGGATAACCTCGAAGTTTTGCGGGAGATGGAGACGGAATCGGTGGAGTTGATCTATATTGACCCACCCTTTAATACAGGCAAGCGGCAGGCGCGAACCCAGATGAAGACCGTGCAGGATGCGATGGGCGACCGCGTGGGCTTTGGCGGGCGACGATACAGGACCGAGGTGCTGAAGGTGCAGGCCGGCGGCTCGGGCTATGGCGACCAGTTTGACGATTTTCTGGGGTTTCTGCGGCCTCGGCTGGAGGAAGCCTACCGTGTGCTCTCGGCTGCGGGGTCCCTCTTTTTCCACATCGACTATCGTGAGGTTCATTACTGCAAGGTGATGCTGGACGAGATCTTTGGCCGTCCGTGCTTCCAGAACGAGATCATCTGGGCCTACGACTACGGCGCTCGTGCGAAGAAGCGCTGGCCCGCCAAGCACGACAACATTCTTTGGTATACCAAGGACCCCGAGCAATACACCTTCAATCTGGACGAGTGCGACCGGATTCCTTATATGGCCCCCGATCTTGTGGGCGCGGAGAAGGCGGCGAAGGGAAAGACGCCGACCGACGTGTGGTGGCACACGATCGTCTCGCCGACCGGCAAGGAGAAGACCGGCTATGCGACGCAGAAGCCGATGGGAGTGCTGGAACGGATTGTCAAGGTTCACTCGAATCCGGGAGAGCGGGTGCTGGATTTTTTTGCCGGAAGCGGGACGACGGGCGAGGCCGCGGCGAAGCATGGGCGAGAGTTCCTGATGGTGGACCAAAGCGATGATGCAATCCGTGTCATGAAGCAGAGGCTGGCAAATTGGCTGTGA
- a CDS encoding radical SAM protein, producing the protein MGISREQALDCFNSDDLIGIGMEADAVRRALHPEGVVSYAIDRRIDCASTPFETICEQIRETVERGGTGVTLRGAVDAERKIDWYERLLAGVREQFPAVWLHCFSASEILTIAEDAGLSVKDTILRLQDAGLGSIPGDDAGILDDAVKQENARGKWSVAGWVAVHRAAHELGIRTTAAMTFGAGESFEQRLNHLEVVRQLQEETGGFTAFAPVSFQPRKAGVSGFEEATAVESMKTLAVARMVLDNVENVQTDLETQGLKVLQMGLRFGANDVGSVLLDGTDDTTEEDLRRVIRGAGFRPVQRDTLYRTMFLS; encoded by the coding sequence ATGGGAATTAGCCGGGAACAAGCTCTGGATTGCTTCAACAGCGACGATTTAATTGGGATTGGAATGGAAGCCGATGCGGTGCGACGAGCGCTGCATCCTGAAGGCGTGGTGAGCTATGCCATCGATCGCAGAATCGACTGTGCCTCGACGCCATTCGAGACGATCTGCGAACAGATTCGCGAGACGGTCGAACGAGGTGGGACGGGCGTTACTCTGCGTGGGGCGGTTGACGCAGAGAGGAAAATTGACTGGTACGAGCGGCTGCTTGCCGGAGTACGCGAGCAGTTCCCTGCCGTGTGGCTGCACTGCTTTTCTGCAAGCGAGATTCTGACGATTGCCGAAGACGCTGGATTATCGGTGAAGGATACGATCTTGCGGCTGCAGGATGCTGGGCTGGGGTCGATTCCCGGGGACGATGCCGGGATTCTGGATGATGCGGTGAAGCAGGAGAACGCCAGGGGCAAGTGGTCAGTGGCAGGTTGGGTCGCAGTGCATCGTGCGGCGCACGAGCTGGGAATACGAACGACTGCCGCGATGACGTTTGGCGCGGGAGAGAGCTTTGAGCAGCGGTTGAACCATCTTGAGGTCGTGCGGCAACTACAGGAAGAGACGGGCGGGTTTACTGCGTTTGCTCCGGTAAGCTTTCAGCCGCGCAAGGCAGGAGTAAGCGGCTTCGAAGAGGCCACAGCGGTTGAATCGATGAAGACGCTGGCCGTGGCACGGATGGTACTGGACAACGTGGAGAACGTGCAGACTGATCTCGAGACGCAGGGGTTGAAGGTCTTGCAGATGGGACTGCGGTTTGGCGCGAACGACGTAGGATCGGTGTTACTGGACGGAACTGACGACACCACCGAAGAGGACCTGCGCCGGGTCATCCGCGGTGCAGGCTTCAGGCCAGTTCAGCGGGACACACTCTACCGGACGATGTTCCTGAGCTAA
- a CDS encoding vitamin K epoxide reductase family protein: protein MKYLVALLALAGLAVSVMGLRIHNMDPAKAPPCAVSEHWDCGSVNHSRFAVFPAKTFDEAPGKIHIPVATIGIVGYGVIAVLALMELWWWVFETAQIGFMCASFLSYLEAFVMEKWCIYCVWSWGIMATILVLTIGWLIFRRRGRRVAWNK, encoded by the coding sequence ATGAAATATCTGGTGGCGTTACTGGCGTTAGCAGGCTTGGCGGTAAGTGTGATGGGACTGCGGATCCATAATATGGACCCGGCGAAGGCACCTCCGTGTGCGGTGAGCGAGCATTGGGACTGCGGTTCGGTGAACCATAGCCGCTTTGCGGTATTTCCTGCCAAGACATTCGACGAGGCTCCGGGAAAGATTCATATTCCGGTGGCGACAATTGGGATCGTGGGCTATGGCGTGATCGCCGTGCTGGCGCTGATGGAGCTGTGGTGGTGGGTGTTTGAGACCGCACAGATCGGGTTCATGTGCGCCTCGTTTCTGAGCTATCTCGAAGCGTTTGTAATGGAGAAATGGTGCATCTACTGTGTATGGTCGTGGGGCATCATGGCCACGATTCTGGTGCTGACGATTGGGTGGCTGATCTTTCGGCGACGCGGCAGAAGAGTGGCCTGGAATAAATAG
- a CDS encoding glutaminase family protein: MKLKLSLALILLPSFVFAQQRAPDTPLITHNPYFSIWSNTDNLTDSNTTHWTGAPQPISGMARIDGKAYRFMGRDPRDVPAMEQVARSITPTHTFYEFKQAGVDLHLTFFTPTILSDLDILSRPVTYLTWTAQSTDGASHDVSVLLDVDPIIAVNDPSEQVVYTRNQTATGNVLSVGSRDQDYLNRSGDNVRIDWGYFHLVVPKDEQATTAIAARARHDFATTGQLPAADDMDMPMRADRKGAHLDAVLTFGKVAAEPISRHVLVSYTQNYEIQYLGRNLRPYWQRNNEPVSQMLDEAEQQYASLEARGTALDKELTADLTKAGGEHYAAIAILAYRQAMAAHGLVADVDGSPYLFAKENFSNGDIATVDVLYPSAPFFLFFNPKLLEAQISPVLKYAALPNRWKFPFAPHDLGQYPLANGQEYGGGEKTEENQMPVEESGNLLILVDALSRAEGNTALAEQYWPQLTKWAEYLKANGLDPENQLTTDDFAGHVAHNSNLSIKAIDGLAAYADLARLLKKESVAHEYQATAKDYAGKWITMAKEGDHYKLAFNSPNTWSQKYNLVWDDLLGYNLFPKSVRDSEIAYYQTKINLYGLPLDSRADYTKLDWELWTATLADNPAAFNAIVDPIYKWTNETPSRVPLTDWYDTKTGKQVGFQARSVVGGVFIKALADKSLTEKWRAKAAAHQ, translated from the coding sequence ATGAAACTGAAGTTGTCCCTCGCTCTTATCCTTCTGCCGTCCTTTGTCTTCGCCCAGCAGCGCGCTCCGGACACACCGCTGATTACCCACAATCCCTATTTCAGTATCTGGTCGAACACCGATAATCTCACTGACTCCAACACTACGCACTGGACCGGCGCTCCCCAGCCCATCAGCGGCATGGCGCGCATCGACGGCAAGGCCTACCGCTTCATGGGCCGCGATCCTCGCGACGTCCCTGCGATGGAGCAGGTTGCGCGTTCGATCACGCCGACCCACACTTTTTACGAGTTCAAGCAAGCTGGCGTTGATCTGCACCTCACCTTCTTCACGCCCACCATCCTCAGCGATCTCGATATCCTCTCCCGCCCGGTCACCTATCTCACCTGGACGGCGCAATCGACCGACGGCGCATCGCATGACGTCTCGGTTCTTCTCGACGTCGATCCCATCATCGCCGTCAACGATCCCTCTGAGCAGGTCGTCTACACCCGCAACCAGACTGCGACTGGCAACGTCCTCTCCGTAGGTTCACGCGACCAGGACTATCTCAATCGCTCCGGTGACAACGTTCGCATCGACTGGGGCTACTTCCATCTGGTCGTCCCCAAGGACGAGCAGGCCACCACCGCCATCGCCGCGCGTGCCCGCCACGACTTCGCCACCACCGGACAGCTTCCCGCAGCCGACGACATGGATATGCCCATGCGGGCAGACCGTAAAGGTGCTCACCTCGACGCTGTTCTCACCTTCGGCAAGGTCGCAGCTGAGCCGATCAGCCGCCACGTTCTTGTCTCCTACACGCAGAACTACGAGATCCAGTACCTCGGACGCAATCTTCGCCCCTACTGGCAGCGCAACAACGAGCCCGTCTCGCAGATGCTCGATGAGGCCGAGCAGCAGTACGCCTCGCTCGAAGCCCGCGGCACCGCCCTCGACAAGGAGCTGACCGCCGACCTCACCAAGGCCGGTGGCGAACACTACGCAGCCATCGCGATCCTCGCCTATCGGCAGGCGATGGCTGCCCACGGTCTGGTGGCTGACGTCGACGGCTCGCCTTACCTCTTCGCCAAGGAGAACTTCTCTAACGGAGACATCGCCACCGTCGATGTTCTCTATCCCTCCGCGCCGTTCTTCCTCTTCTTCAATCCGAAGCTGCTCGAAGCCCAGATCTCGCCCGTGCTGAAATATGCCGCGTTGCCGAATCGCTGGAAGTTCCCCTTCGCTCCGCATGACCTCGGCCAGTATCCATTGGCCAATGGGCAGGAGTATGGCGGCGGAGAGAAGACCGAAGAGAACCAGATGCCAGTCGAAGAGAGCGGCAACCTGCTCATCCTCGTCGACGCTCTCTCCCGCGCCGAAGGCAATACCGCGCTTGCCGAGCAGTACTGGCCTCAGCTCACCAAGTGGGCGGAGTACCTCAAGGCAAATGGCCTCGATCCTGAAAATCAGCTCACCACCGACGACTTCGCCGGCCACGTAGCCCACAACTCGAACCTCTCCATCAAGGCGATCGACGGCCTCGCTGCTTACGCCGACCTCGCTCGCTTGCTCAAGAAGGAGTCGGTAGCCCACGAGTATCAGGCCACCGCCAAAGACTACGCAGGCAAGTGGATCACGATGGCCAAGGAGGGTGATCACTACAAGCTGGCCTTCAACAGCCCCAACACCTGGAGTCAGAAGTACAACCTGGTATGGGATGACCTGCTCGGCTACAACCTCTTTCCCAAATCGGTACGCGACAGCGAGATCGCCTACTACCAGACCAAGATCAATCTCTACGGTCTGCCTCTCGACAGCCGCGCCGACTACACCAAGCTCGATTGGGAGCTGTGGACAGCAACGCTCGCTGACAATCCGGCCGCGTTCAACGCCATCGTAGACCCCATCTACAAGTGGACGAACGAGACTCCGAGCCGCGTTCCGCTCACCGACTGGTACGACACCAAGACTGGCAAGCAGGTCGGCTTCCAGGCCCGCAGCGTCGTTGGTGGCGTCTTCATCAAGGCGCTGGCTGACAAGTCGCTGACAGAGAAGTGGCGCGCCAAGGCAGCGGCTCACCAGTAA
- a CDS encoding tautomerase family protein, whose amino-acid sequence MPLVRVSMKIGRSSEQKSLIGDAIYDAMRETLNVPENDRFQILTEHAGDGLVCDPHYLGIERTDQVLFIQVFLRKGRTTEMKQAFYRRTAELLHQRVGQRMEDVFITLSENDLPDWSFGNGIAQYVS is encoded by the coding sequence ATGCCTCTGGTACGTGTTTCCATGAAGATCGGACGAAGCTCCGAGCAGAAGAGCCTGATCGGCGATGCCATCTACGATGCCATGCGCGAGACCCTGAATGTGCCCGAGAACGACCGTTTCCAGATCCTCACCGAACATGCGGGGGACGGTCTCGTCTGCGACCCGCACTATCTCGGCATCGAGCGTACAGACCAGGTTCTCTTCATCCAGGTCTTTCTGCGCAAGGGCCGAACCACGGAGATGAAGCAGGCCTTCTACCGCCGAACCGCCGAACTGCTCCATCAGCGTGTCGGCCAACGGATGGAAGACGTCTTCATCACGCTGAGTGAAAATGATCTGCCCGACTGGTCCTTCGGCAACGGAATCGCCCAGTACGTCAGTTAG